One stretch of Elephas maximus indicus isolate mEleMax1 chromosome 22, mEleMax1 primary haplotype, whole genome shotgun sequence DNA includes these proteins:
- the TANGO2 gene encoding transport and Golgi organization protein 2 homolog isoform X2: MEEGKEGGTWLGISTQGKLAALTNYLQPRLDRDARGRGELVTHFLTTNIDSLSYLKKVSMEGHLYNGFNLIAADLSTAKGDVVCYYGNRGQPEPVVLTPGIYGLSNALLDTPWRKLSFGKQLFQEAVEQSQALSKDALIAQLLDVLNNEEAQLPDPAIMDQGREYVQPFLSKYAAVCVRGPNYGTRTNTIILVDVEGHVTFTERSMLDKDPTCWETSTYEFKLQS; the protein is encoded by the exons atggaggaagggaaggaaggcggGACGTGGCTCGGCATCAGCACACAGGGCAAACTGGCAGCACTCACCAACTACCTGCAGCCACGGCTGGACAGGGACGCCCGGGGCAGAG GTGAACTGGTCACCCACTTTCTGACCACCAACATAGACAGCTTGTCCTACCTGAAGAAGGTCTCCATGGAGGGGCACCTGTACAATGGCTTCAACCTGATAGCAGCAGATTTAAG CACAGCCAAAGGAGACGTTGTCTGCTACTATGGAAACCGGGGGCAGCCTGAGCCTGTCGTCCTGACACCAG GCATCTACGGGCTGAGCAACGCACTGTTGGACACGCCCTGGAGGAAGCTGAGCTTTGGGAAGCAGCTGTTccaggaggctgtggagcagagtCAGGCTCTATCCAAGGACGCCCTCATCGCCCAGCTCCTTGACGTGCTTAACAATGAAGAGGC ACAACTGCCGGACCCAGCCATCATGGACCAGGGCAGGGAGTACGTGCAGCCCTTTCTGAGCAAGTATGCGGCTGTGTGTGTGCGCGGCCCAAACTATGGCACCAG AACCAACACGATCATCCTCGTGGATGTGGAAGGCCATGTGACCTTCACAGAGCGCAGCATGCTGGACAAGGACCCCACCTGCTGGGAGACCAGTACCTATGAGTTCAAGCTACAGAGCTAA